The following proteins are encoded in a genomic region of Gossypium hirsutum isolate 1008001.06 chromosome D05, Gossypium_hirsutum_v2.1, whole genome shotgun sequence:
- the LOC121217643 gene encoding uncharacterized protein isoform X4, translated as MAVETNFASLFEKLKVEDPWLPPRTWESIPSQSGPLPPLPDSQPPISSSSSVSEATLVRLALNALQGVESSLCSIEKLSAAFFSDPADRTFHQTPSLWYRSSSTHALGKILKSIGRSGFLVFLLHKFVEYFTNLNPNGNSFSLRKGWENSQAADNQNHGGHRVKDEEGPKYSLVNQAFSVAVGKVLEGYICALDTLYASVNVRRSKSTEVSTGVSSGCLTSVVYSGITLLEVYLHTKDLRTQIEALGNICNLYDLALCFLESSFEELSYKATTGFHKFFRGGDLLSYLYTQVKVADPAHHALLKFLFLRSCEPYCEFIRSWIFKAEINDPYKEFVVEYMDTLQHRSAGKDGIPIDFPVANITERDGVVVPCFLKDLLTPLVRAGQQLQVLMKLLELRKHVDTGDHTYSDFLPCWSGFAGSNPFYASSITFGKENIEALVLMRNSYYERMEEKLENLLTGLEFNCQQVISHRAEPHLFGTSGDTPNIAASLTVDDKLVINSTMKRSFSNVSLDNNDFDDSSTKDGSSHEADIFEPFESSSMSSFEEHTESEQLIEHSNNLVWPKQNYFSALSFSVSTPFGNSLQLALQNGKSDRMESSLQAGTGGHGNFIGCEPNGIYDHLSPHLKSNWLCAEVESANILTSKGWPVNSARNNAFCIDGDDRDDKRSHLCDSDIKTRKCNTQFFDKFVQHFNESIAINNISAVDTSNEGQHEKDSTSGLFQLRQFKLTCNGSLLSKNPMLTNKSFFRMMSKPGDASQIDYQQTLPYFDFSSVDDPCMVYVKRLSSGITHEFLENTSSVTNGRGNQDDKQGYGDVLLVDNSKSSYAVPPLELRNQTQDVISTTVSGSSCWESLLGSFSTPNSSGTIDMKLNTSSTFEIPLDFVIDKCLLQEILLQYNYVSKLTIKILEEGFDLQEHLLALRRYHFMELADWADLFIMSLSHHKWCVTEVDRRLSEIQGLLELSVQRSSCERDPHKDRLFIYAKGHGLLPLSTSTIGVHSFDFLGLGYRVDWPISIILTPGALKIYADIFNFLIQLKLAVFSLTDVWCSLKDVVHLICQKHHPTLHEREVGHFNKLMKLRHQVNHFVSTLQQYVQSQLSHVSWCKFLHSFKHKVKDMMDLESVHMSYLTDSLHM; from the exons ATGGCGGTGGAGACGAATTTCGCATCGTTGTTTGAGAAGCTGAAAGTGGAAGATCCATGGCTCCCTCCTCGAACCTGGGAATCCATTCCTTCTCAAAGCGGCCCCCTTCCTCCTCTTCCAGACTCTCAACCTCCCATTTCCTCCTCTTCATCAGTCTCC GAGGCAACTTTGGTGAGGTTGGCACTAAATGCACTGCAAGGCGTAGAATCATCTCTTTGTAGCATAGAAAAACTTTCTGCTGCCTTTTTTTCTGATCCTGCGGATAGGACTTTCCATCAAACTCCTAGTCTTTGGTACCGGTCTTCCAGCACTCATGCTTTGGGGAAGATTCTCAAATCAATAGGCCGTTCAGGTTTCCTAGTTTTCCTTCTCCATAAGTTTGTAGAATATTTTACAAATTTGAATCCCAATGGAAATTCATTTTCACTACGGAAGGGCTGGGAAAATTCTCAAGCAGCAGACAATCAAAATCATGGTGGCCACAGAGTGAAAGACGAAGAGGGCCCTAAATATAGCCTTGTTAATCAAGCATTCTCTGTAGCTGTAGGAAAGGTTTTGGAAGGGTACATTTGTGCGTTGGACACATTATATGCATCAGTAAATGTAAGGCGTTCAAAGAGTACTGAAGTCTCTACAGGTGTATCTTCAGGCTGTCTCACAAGTGTGGTTTACTCTGGAATTACGCTATTGGAGGTATACCTGCACACAAAGGATTTGAGGACCCAGATTGAAGCTCTTGGGAATATATGCAATCTGTATGATTTAGCTCTTTGCTTCTTGGAATCTTCTTTTGAAGAACTAAGTTATAAGGCAACCACGGGATTTCATAAATTCTTCAGGGGAGGTGACCTGCTTAGTTACTTGTATACACAAGTAAAG GTTGCGGACCCTGCTCACCATGCTTTACTCAAGTTTCTTTTTCTTCGGTCATGTGAACCTTATTGTGAGTTTATAAGGTCCTGGATTTTTAAAGCTGAGATTAATGATCCTTATAAGGAGTTTGTTGTAGAGTACATGGATACGTTACAACATCGTTCTGCTGGTAAAGATGGAATCCCTATTGACTTTCCGGTTGCAAATATTACG GAGCGGGATGGAGTTGTTGTTCCATGTTTCCTGAAGGATCTTTTGACTCCACTTGTTAGGGCTGGTCAGCAGCTTCAAGTTCTAATGAAATTGCTTGAATTGCGTAAACATGTTGATACTGGAGACCATACTTATTCTGATTTTCTTCCCTGCTGGAGTGGTTTTGCTGGCAGTAATCCGTTTTATGCTTCTTCAATCACTTTTGGCAAAGAAAATATAGAAGCATTGGTTCTCATGCGTAATAGTTACTATGAGAGGATGGAGGAGAAACTTGAAAATTTACTGACAGGGTTGGAATTCAATTGTCAACAG GTAATTTCGCATAGGGCTGAACCTCATTTATTTGGTACTAGTGGAGACACTCCAAATATTGCAGCTTCACTCACAGTGGACGACAAATTGGTTATTAATTCAACAATGAAACGAAGTTTCTCTAATGT GTCGCTTGACAATAATGATTTTGATGACTCTAGTACAAAAGATGGATCCTCTCATGAAGCTGACATCTTTGAACCATTTGAGTCTTCATCTATGAGTAGTTTTGAAGAGCATACTGAGTCTGAGCAGTTGATTGAACACTCTAATAATTTAGTTTGGCCTAAACAAAATTATTTCTCTGCCCTAAGCTTTTCTGTTAGTACCCCATTTGGAAACTCATTGCAGCTAGCTTTGCAGAATGGCAAGTCTGACCGTATGGAAAGCAGTTTGCAAGCTGGAACTGGTGGGCATGGCAATTTTATAGGTTGTGAACCTAATGGGATATATGATCACTTATCTCCGCACCTCAAGTCAAACTGGTTGTGTGCAGAGGTTGAATCTGCAAATATTCTAACTTCCAAAGGTTGGCCAGTTAACAGTGCAAGGAATAATGCCTTCTGTATTGATGGCGATGACAGAGATGATAAAAGATCACATCTATGTGATTCTGACATAAAGACGAGAAAATGTAACACGCAATTCTTTGATAAATTTGTGCAACATTTTAATGAATCAATTGCTATCAACAATATTTCAGCAGTGGACACCTCAAATGAGGGTCAACATGAAAAGGACTCTACTTCAGGGTTATTCCAATTGCGACAGTTCAAGCTTACTTGCAATGGTAGCCTTCTGAGCAAAAATCCAATGTTGACAAACAAGAGTTTTTTCCGTATGATGAGCAAACCTGGTGATGCAAGCCAGATAGACTACCAGCAAACTTTAccttattttgatttttcttcagTTGATGACCCTTGTATGGTTTATGTCAAAAGGCTATCATCTGGGATTACACATGAATTTCTTGAGAATACCAGTTCTGTGACAAATGGTAGGGGTAATCAGGATGACAAACAAGGCTATGGAGATGTTCTCTTGGTTGACAATTCAAAAAGTTCTTATGCTGTTCCACCTTTGGAGTTAAGGAATCAAACCCAGGATGTCATTTCAACAACTGTTTCTGGCAGCAGTTGTTGGGAGAGTTTGCTTGGTAGTTTTAGCACCCCTAATAGCAGTGGGACTATAGATATGAAGCTGAATACATCTTCCACGTTTGAGATACCCCTTGACTTCGTAATTGACAAATGCCTACTGCAGGAAATCTTGCTTCA ATATAACTATGTCAGCAAATTAACCATCAAGATACTTGAAGAAGGTTTTGATTTGCAAGAACACTTGTTAGCGCTGCGGCGATATCATTTTATGGAACTGGCAGACTGGGCAGATTTGTTCATCATGTCCCTTTCGCATCAT AAATGGTGTGTTACAGAGGTGGACCGGAGACTCTCTGAAATTCAAGGACTTCTTGAGTTGTCCGTGCAGAGGTCATCTTGTGAAAGAGACCCTCATAAAGATCGGTTATTTATTTATGCAAAAGGGCATGGGTTGTTGCCTCTTTCAACTTCTACAATTG GTGTTCATTCCTTCGACTTTTTAGGTCTGGGCTATCGAGTGGATTGGCCTATCAGCATTATTTTGACTCCTGGTGCATTGAAAATATATGCTGATATATTCAACTTTCTGATACAACTGAAGCTTGCTGTTTTTTCACTGACTGATGTATGGTGCTCATTAAAG GATGTAGTGCACTTGATCTGTCAAAAACACCATCCTACACTACATGAACGTGAAGTGGGCCATTTTAACAAGTTAATGAAGTTGAG GCATCAGGTTAATCATTTTGTATCTACACTACAGCAATATGTACAGTCACAACTATCACATGTATCATGGTGCAAGTTTCTTCACTCATTTAAGCACAag GTCAAAGATATGATGGATCTTGAGTCGGTGCATATGTCATATCTAACTGATTCACTACATAT GTAG
- the LOC121217643 gene encoding uncharacterized protein isoform X3, with protein MCTLWDYNDICWFVEATLVRLALNALQGVESSLCSIEKLSAAFFSDPADRTFHQTPSLWYRSSSTHALGKILKSIGRSGFLVFLLHKFVEYFTNLNPNGNSFSLRKGWENSQAADNQNHGGHRVKDEEGPKYSLVNQAFSVAVGKVLEGYICALDTLYASVNVRRSKSTEVSTGVSSGCLTSVVYSGITLLEVYLHTKDLRTQIEALGNICNLYDLALCFLESSFEELSYKATTGFHKFFRGGDLLSYLYTQVKVADPAHHALLKFLFLRSCEPYCEFIRSWIFKAEINDPYKEFVVEYMDTLQHRSAGKDGIPIDFPVANITERDGVVVPCFLKDLLTPLVRAGQQLQVLMKLLELRKHVDTGDHTYSDFLPCWSGFAGSNPFYASSITFGKENIEALVLMRNSYYERMEEKLENLLTGLEFNCQQVISHRAEPHLFGTSGDTPNIAASLTVDDKLVINSTMKRSFSNVSLDNNDFDDSSTKDGSSHEADIFEPFESSSMSSFEEHTESEQLIEHSNNLVWPKQNYFSALSFSVSTPFGNSLQLALQNGKSDRMESSLQAGTGGHGNFIGCEPNGIYDHLSPHLKSNWLCAEVESANILTSKGWPVNSARNNAFCIDGDDRDDKRSHLCDSDIKTRKCNTQFFDKFVQHFNESIAINNISAVDTSNEGQHEKDSTSGLFQLRQFKLTCNGSLLSKNPMLTNKSFFRMMSKPGDASQIDYQQTLPYFDFSSVDDPCMVYVKRLSSGITHEFLENTSSVTNGRGNQDDKQGYGDVLLVDNSKSSYAVPPLELRNQTQDVISTTVSGSSCWESLLGSFSTPNSSGTIDMKLNTSSTFEIPLDFVIDKCLLQEILLQYNYVSKLTIKILEEGFDLQEHLLALRRYHFMELADWADLFIMSLSHHKWCVTEVDRRLSEIQGLLELSVQRSSCERDPHKDRLFIYAKGHGLLPLSTSTIGVHSFDFLGLGYRVDWPISIILTPGALKIYADIFNFLIQLKLAVFSLTDVWCSLKDVVHLICQKHHPTLHEREVGHFNKLMKLRHQVNHFVSTLQQYVQSQLSHVSWCKFLHSFKHKVKDMMDLESVHMSYLTDSLHIIKVQHVRALVRGYDLLRTLQKTCFLSDETKPIASTIENILQCALDFRSCLTGDIWNVGLAEGDLQDKLSKINISQVLFIKEKFDKNLKELHLLYLKSPKHGESGLSCFWGYLNYNDYYFNENEMSYYAFSV; from the exons ATGTGTACTCTTTGGGACTATAACGACATATGCTGGTTTGTG GAGGCAACTTTGGTGAGGTTGGCACTAAATGCACTGCAAGGCGTAGAATCATCTCTTTGTAGCATAGAAAAACTTTCTGCTGCCTTTTTTTCTGATCCTGCGGATAGGACTTTCCATCAAACTCCTAGTCTTTGGTACCGGTCTTCCAGCACTCATGCTTTGGGGAAGATTCTCAAATCAATAGGCCGTTCAGGTTTCCTAGTTTTCCTTCTCCATAAGTTTGTAGAATATTTTACAAATTTGAATCCCAATGGAAATTCATTTTCACTACGGAAGGGCTGGGAAAATTCTCAAGCAGCAGACAATCAAAATCATGGTGGCCACAGAGTGAAAGACGAAGAGGGCCCTAAATATAGCCTTGTTAATCAAGCATTCTCTGTAGCTGTAGGAAAGGTTTTGGAAGGGTACATTTGTGCGTTGGACACATTATATGCATCAGTAAATGTAAGGCGTTCAAAGAGTACTGAAGTCTCTACAGGTGTATCTTCAGGCTGTCTCACAAGTGTGGTTTACTCTGGAATTACGCTATTGGAGGTATACCTGCACACAAAGGATTTGAGGACCCAGATTGAAGCTCTTGGGAATATATGCAATCTGTATGATTTAGCTCTTTGCTTCTTGGAATCTTCTTTTGAAGAACTAAGTTATAAGGCAACCACGGGATTTCATAAATTCTTCAGGGGAGGTGACCTGCTTAGTTACTTGTATACACAAGTAAAG GTTGCGGACCCTGCTCACCATGCTTTACTCAAGTTTCTTTTTCTTCGGTCATGTGAACCTTATTGTGAGTTTATAAGGTCCTGGATTTTTAAAGCTGAGATTAATGATCCTTATAAGGAGTTTGTTGTAGAGTACATGGATACGTTACAACATCGTTCTGCTGGTAAAGATGGAATCCCTATTGACTTTCCGGTTGCAAATATTACG GAGCGGGATGGAGTTGTTGTTCCATGTTTCCTGAAGGATCTTTTGACTCCACTTGTTAGGGCTGGTCAGCAGCTTCAAGTTCTAATGAAATTGCTTGAATTGCGTAAACATGTTGATACTGGAGACCATACTTATTCTGATTTTCTTCCCTGCTGGAGTGGTTTTGCTGGCAGTAATCCGTTTTATGCTTCTTCAATCACTTTTGGCAAAGAAAATATAGAAGCATTGGTTCTCATGCGTAATAGTTACTATGAGAGGATGGAGGAGAAACTTGAAAATTTACTGACAGGGTTGGAATTCAATTGTCAACAG GTAATTTCGCATAGGGCTGAACCTCATTTATTTGGTACTAGTGGAGACACTCCAAATATTGCAGCTTCACTCACAGTGGACGACAAATTGGTTATTAATTCAACAATGAAACGAAGTTTCTCTAATGT GTCGCTTGACAATAATGATTTTGATGACTCTAGTACAAAAGATGGATCCTCTCATGAAGCTGACATCTTTGAACCATTTGAGTCTTCATCTATGAGTAGTTTTGAAGAGCATACTGAGTCTGAGCAGTTGATTGAACACTCTAATAATTTAGTTTGGCCTAAACAAAATTATTTCTCTGCCCTAAGCTTTTCTGTTAGTACCCCATTTGGAAACTCATTGCAGCTAGCTTTGCAGAATGGCAAGTCTGACCGTATGGAAAGCAGTTTGCAAGCTGGAACTGGTGGGCATGGCAATTTTATAGGTTGTGAACCTAATGGGATATATGATCACTTATCTCCGCACCTCAAGTCAAACTGGTTGTGTGCAGAGGTTGAATCTGCAAATATTCTAACTTCCAAAGGTTGGCCAGTTAACAGTGCAAGGAATAATGCCTTCTGTATTGATGGCGATGACAGAGATGATAAAAGATCACATCTATGTGATTCTGACATAAAGACGAGAAAATGTAACACGCAATTCTTTGATAAATTTGTGCAACATTTTAATGAATCAATTGCTATCAACAATATTTCAGCAGTGGACACCTCAAATGAGGGTCAACATGAAAAGGACTCTACTTCAGGGTTATTCCAATTGCGACAGTTCAAGCTTACTTGCAATGGTAGCCTTCTGAGCAAAAATCCAATGTTGACAAACAAGAGTTTTTTCCGTATGATGAGCAAACCTGGTGATGCAAGCCAGATAGACTACCAGCAAACTTTAccttattttgatttttcttcagTTGATGACCCTTGTATGGTTTATGTCAAAAGGCTATCATCTGGGATTACACATGAATTTCTTGAGAATACCAGTTCTGTGACAAATGGTAGGGGTAATCAGGATGACAAACAAGGCTATGGAGATGTTCTCTTGGTTGACAATTCAAAAAGTTCTTATGCTGTTCCACCTTTGGAGTTAAGGAATCAAACCCAGGATGTCATTTCAACAACTGTTTCTGGCAGCAGTTGTTGGGAGAGTTTGCTTGGTAGTTTTAGCACCCCTAATAGCAGTGGGACTATAGATATGAAGCTGAATACATCTTCCACGTTTGAGATACCCCTTGACTTCGTAATTGACAAATGCCTACTGCAGGAAATCTTGCTTCA ATATAACTATGTCAGCAAATTAACCATCAAGATACTTGAAGAAGGTTTTGATTTGCAAGAACACTTGTTAGCGCTGCGGCGATATCATTTTATGGAACTGGCAGACTGGGCAGATTTGTTCATCATGTCCCTTTCGCATCAT AAATGGTGTGTTACAGAGGTGGACCGGAGACTCTCTGAAATTCAAGGACTTCTTGAGTTGTCCGTGCAGAGGTCATCTTGTGAAAGAGACCCTCATAAAGATCGGTTATTTATTTATGCAAAAGGGCATGGGTTGTTGCCTCTTTCAACTTCTACAATTG GTGTTCATTCCTTCGACTTTTTAGGTCTGGGCTATCGAGTGGATTGGCCTATCAGCATTATTTTGACTCCTGGTGCATTGAAAATATATGCTGATATATTCAACTTTCTGATACAACTGAAGCTTGCTGTTTTTTCACTGACTGATGTATGGTGCTCATTAAAG GATGTAGTGCACTTGATCTGTCAAAAACACCATCCTACACTACATGAACGTGAAGTGGGCCATTTTAACAAGTTAATGAAGTTGAG GCATCAGGTTAATCATTTTGTATCTACACTACAGCAATATGTACAGTCACAACTATCACATGTATCATGGTGCAAGTTTCTTCACTCATTTAAGCACAag GTCAAAGATATGATGGATCTTGAGTCGGTGCATATGTCATATCTAACTGATTCACTACATAT TATCAAGGTCCAGCACGTCCGAGCATTGGTACGGGGATATGACCTTCTAAGAACCCTTCAGAAAAC ATGTTTTCTATCTGATGAAACAAAACCTATAGCCAGTACCATAGAGAATATTTTGCAGTGTGCCCTAGACTTCCGGTCTTGTCTTACTGGTGATATATGGAATGTGGGACTTGCTGAAGGTGATTTACAGGATAAACTTTCTAAGATCAACATATCTCAG GTTCTTTTCATAAAAGAAAAGTTCGACAAAAATCTTAAAGAACTGCATCTACTCTACCTCAAATCACCTAAACATGGAGAATCTGGGCTTTCGTGTTTCTGGGGATATCTCAACTATAATGACTATTActttaatgaaaatgaaatgagcTATTATGCTTTCTCAGTCTGA